The following are encoded in a window of Haloarcula hispanica ATCC 33960 genomic DNA:
- a CDS encoding Mur ligase family protein, whose protein sequence is MSRKWLPDLGVETAGELLDLAKVSAMNAISAGPAHRQRLDSIDTRIVVSGVRGKSSATRWLHDVFHRRGSDTFAKITGDEPFTLHNGNKRKITRSEQVRLYENEREIRRATGADIAIVENQGIRQYTTRLVNEAFVRPDVIFLINVREDHMDTMGRNRTAIARSLSRAVSEKTTVIVGESNPALRSYLTAELERRNATVKYADPPDWAVEYPGSEVVFGLNKVLKALDEPPLPASKVDRKLSTMMPEWQVLPDGRIYDAAAVNDVQSTEIVRRALIGNSDTVIEPLVNLRSDRRGRTASFRRYLASLVTDGYVEQVHTLGDDQYVFANTADFSVQKHDDTMPPSTLLEELFSASNPVFLMGNTVTDTMRKLQAEIENQTTGRIPAAITQQGRRDFDGD, encoded by the coding sequence GTGAGCCGGAAATGGCTACCAGATCTAGGTGTTGAGACTGCGGGAGAACTTCTTGATTTAGCGAAGGTAAGTGCGATGAACGCAATCAGTGCTGGTCCAGCTCACCGACAGCGGCTGGACTCAATAGATACCCGTATTGTCGTCTCTGGCGTCCGGGGAAAATCCTCTGCAACGCGGTGGCTCCATGATGTGTTCCACCGACGTGGCAGCGACACGTTCGCCAAGATTACCGGAGACGAACCTTTTACTCTGCACAACGGGAATAAGCGAAAAATAACAAGAAGCGAGCAGGTGCGTCTATACGAGAATGAGCGGGAAATCCGGCGGGCCACTGGTGCGGATATTGCCATTGTTGAGAACCAAGGAATTCGGCAATATACGACACGACTAGTTAATGAAGCATTCGTCAGGCCGGACGTGATATTCCTCATTAATGTCAGAGAAGATCATATGGACACGATGGGACGGAACAGAACAGCAATAGCACGGTCATTATCGCGAGCGGTCTCTGAAAAGACAACGGTGATTGTTGGCGAGTCAAATCCAGCGCTCCGGTCATATCTGACCGCAGAGCTTGAACGACGAAATGCGACAGTCAAATATGCTGATCCACCAGACTGGGCAGTTGAGTATCCTGGTTCAGAAGTGGTATTTGGGCTAAATAAGGTGCTCAAAGCACTAGATGAGCCTCCGCTTCCAGCCTCCAAAGTAGACCGGAAGCTTTCCACAATGATGCCTGAATGGCAGGTTCTTCCCGACGGTCGAATCTATGACGCTGCAGCTGTCAATGATGTTCAGAGCACAGAGATCGTCCGCCGCGCACTCATCGGGAACTCCGATACAGTTATTGAACCGCTTGTCAACCTTCGCTCGGATCGTCGTGGCCGAACCGCCTCATTCCGCCGATACCTTGCCTCGTTAGTGACTGATGGGTATGTCGAGCAGGTACACACGCTCGGAGACGACCAGTATGTCTTCGCAAACACGGCTGATTTCTCGGTTCAGAAACACGACGATACAATGCCACCTTCGACGCTACTGGAGGAATTATTCTCTGCCAGTAACCCCGTGTTCCTCATGGGGAACACTGTTACGGACACTATGCGGAAACTGCAGGCCGAAATTGAAAACCAGACGACCGGGCGGATACCTGCGGCAATCACACAGCAAGGTAGGAGGGACTTCGACGGTGACTGA